The Xiphophorus couchianus chromosome 3, X_couchianus-1.0, whole genome shotgun sequence genome segment tcccacttccccatgctggagatttaagtttaacagtaataataaataaagttatctttaaaatgaatcactcaagtgatatcaaggcccaacagtagacttaagtgtcaataaaataaatctagttgtgtgtgttgtttttgtctcatgcaaactttgctttaattctacttttttctatctaatcataagaaatcatagtcagtcagagagagtcattaaacaagaaaagcaggtttcctggaaaaagaggaagtaagtttccagcctgcagatttataaaaatagctgagactattccttagtttaaagcatgaaagttttaaagaatgaaatctaaacattattagtaattggataagattcaaagtaaaatacttatattaatattggtttacttgtaataatacttacacttatatttgtgggaacacttacaagaaaaacaagtaactgtaactttagtagtaaataattagaatcatgtattattcttggtttcttttcagaaaaacatctgtaataactcacattaagatcataataagagtaactaataagttatggatataaaatcataaatgaatgatagatcagagaagctgaagaaaataaatgggatataagttatggttataaaattataaatgaatgctaaatcagagaagctaaagaaaataaatgtgatataaatgtgattttgacattaaacttgaaatggtgtaaaaggttgtaaaactgcaattaaacatcactgatatgttggaggtagatggtaggtgaaaggtgaaacgtttcagagaaaatgtcgtgcaggcaagggacataggaggttgagcaaccctgagacattagcacagacatcaggaaatgtctgtaagacagtgatggatatgagatcatctgtctaagcagacagcaggcgcaccacgggggtggataaaccctataaaaggtgggtgcaaaagaggaaccttttgttggatcctccgggcagcttcgagccaagatcgagatggacaaagaactctgcagctgaagaagagccggggccacggagccggagactgtcctgcacatggagaccaacccgtctggcccacaatctgtggcttcgaatcgcacttctctcatcggctgggttcagaccccaaagacaaagatgaagacaaaggcaaagacaaagaagaagaactggtgccttttttcctgccagcaccaagtcctgtgtgacctcagcatccatgcggagaataggctcatcagacctacagagattcCTGCCTCCaccgatcaacttcctcctccagctgcaacaccttcttcatcatcaagccaggtctggggttcgagacgccaaactccgtccgtctctctcaaaggttcccttttttagttctcagtgtcagcagtagggaaagatagactagatgattgattttacttatttgattatttctgctactgaattaagctgtactgacccttgcaaaaatgccttactaataaaatatttagcataaagaaaatctaaagatgttgtggacattcagttaatgagtcaccttaaagttctttgatggttgtaaaatagctgtgatgtttgattctggagaggaaaaactggaaaatgtttttaggttgctggtagcccaaatgtaaaacaacatccttgggactcgcccgagtcactaaaacctacctggttcagtaacaaatgcaagttgtaaaatagagaacgagcgaccgttaacaggtgtgctctgtgaaactagttggctgtaggctgctcagtctggctaattcacagggggaagaagggtgggacacctggatgtaggccgtcagaaaaccaggcgaatcgtttctcgaaaccagcttaaacagagtttacttcagttctggacagggtaaatcccagcagatttagaaaactcaattaacccgttagaaggagagctggtagcacatctcccctctcagaagaggaagtacgagagtgagagagtagagacagaaaggaggggggggggggtgttgcgcaacaacaggtgttagaaaatggatggaagaaGTTAGGTACAACACAAAGCATTTATAAGTTTTCACATCCATGCTATTATTTGCAGGTTTTCTCATTCAAATAAATTCTTGCTGCAATTTGCAGTTTTttagatttcttgtttttttagacTGTTGGTTTTCAATGCAGAAATACACCCAGTTGCCCATTTCCTTGAATTTCAGTatgctatttttaataactgtataCTATTACTTCCCCTATATTTAAATTTGCccttactgttttcttttttgttgtttttgctgtttaccTGTAACTTCCTGCTAGCACACCTGACATTCCAATGGTgggacaataaaaaatattttcattctatGTTTGacacagtttttatgttttggagcTCCAATTATTTACAAATCCTTtcaaaaaactatatttttttgttagtttcaataaaatattacatgttcagattattgttgagcaggaaaaaataatgaaaaggtaaaaataCATATTCTGACATccacaagttatttttttttaaacttgtagAGTTTGGAATCGCtggcaaaatgtttggacaccacCATGATAGggtattatttaaatttaataatatttttgttaaattataaagtcaacTATTATATGTGCCATGGACAAGATGGTTGaatcataaatatttgattGCATTTTATGAGACTATTATTAAGATATTATATCATAAATATGATGTAGGGGTCTCCTCATAACTACCAGCTAGATATCTCTTTATTgagatataaaaatgttaaaaagtcaaagtaataaactttcaaagtcataatttgaTTTAGCTGTTAAAATTATGACTTAGAGAGATTCAGGTACAACTGTCAGAAGgtttttatactttgtttttgaaatattcctAACAAACCATCAAAACAAGAGGCACATTGTAAGCAAAATTAATTTGAGATAATTAAGATACTTATGCAAACAACGTATAGCAAGAAGATTAAATACAAACAATTGCAACATATACAAAacctttaatgttttcatgatTTGACACAATCTCTGTCAAAGTCCCATATAAGGCACAAAAAACaagcttttgttttcaatttaaaaggCCACTTACAGCAAAAACCCAGAAAGAGTTTCACATGTAGTGAAGGTGTGTGATGGGCCAACAGGATgaaatgttgctgctgcagcatcatAGCTAGAAGGAAATCATGGTGTGCATCTCTCCCTGAAGGCGATGAGATTGAATGACGCCTTAATGGAGTGGAGCTGCTTAATGGAGACAGGAGCACTAGACACAGTGGTGAGCACATGATCATCTGACGTATAAAAGGCACTACGCACGTTTTATCAGCACAGGAAACAAGCTTGTTGTACCTACAGACATCTGGAGCAGATGGATTTCAATAAAGAgccttcaacacacacacacacacacacgattcAAACATAAACTTCATGGCGGAAACTAATCTGCTTCATGAGTCCAGCCTCTAGGGACACGTTCTAAATGTTGTacgcaaacagaaaacaaacactatCACCTGATGCAAAAACAACGTACCTAGAAAATTTGTTTGCATATGATGGTAAGTACATTCCTAACTTTTCACGCAGACAGAAAGTCTGTCATTTAATCTCAAGGAGACGcacaaacccaaacattttCTCAGTGAGATATTGTGCGCTAAGTCTTCTTTCGGCCTCTTCCTCTGCCCTCAGCAGGATGCGGGTTGGTGGCACAGGGAGAAAGTGCATGAGTCTGCAAATCGACTCTGTGCTGCAGGATTCCTGTGAGAATAAACTCAGCAGTGACGACAGGAAGAGACGCAGACACAGCGGGGCCACACAGCCGCAGGTCCTCCTCACAGGAAATCACTACGGTCCGAGGCTGAGAGATGGAGAGTCGGGGGACAGAGGAGCGGTGAGTCAGAATAACGACACAAGACAACATCTACAGCTCTGGACTCGTCTGGCACCTTGTGAGCCGTGGGCATCTTTTTCAGGAAGGTAGCGCCGCTGCAGGTGATGATGTCTTTCATGTGAACCGGTTCTGGCTGTACCGACTTTGTGACGTGGATCTCATATCCctgaaacaaacaagcaaagtgATACGTTGCGCATTCTTGTAAGCAAATACAGAAGGATTAGTCTATTCTTATTTAGGTTCTGTAACAGAGAATGAGAAAATCGATAAAAAAGCTCTTGGCAACAGAGTTTGGTGAGGTGTACACCCTAATTTTAGCTTGGCATCagcatttctttgttgtttccagtTCTCATCTTACCACGGTGATGAAAATCTACATGAAACATAATAAGAACACAAACAGCAAATGTCAAATTAATTCACACCGGTTCCTGAAACTCCACCTGAAACacagtggcttgcaaaaatATCCACAACCCTCCAAcggtttcacattttctcacgtTACAATCAAAAACCAAGGATGTCATCTGacatcagaaagaaaaactgcttaattgtaaaatggaaggggaaaaaaagatttggtttCTAGACATTTGTTTACaagtaaaagtctgaaaaatgcGTGCACTTGCATTCGGCCGCCTGAGTCGATGCTttgtaaaaactaatttctctgCAGGTCactttggtctcaaccagcttTCCACATCCACTTGTCTCTGCAAAGTGAAGTAAAAGATTAATCGGATTCatcgtgatgaatcgattattgaaataatttaataatccATTAATTGTAAAGTGGAGTACACAGAGTGAAAAAAGGCCATTTTGCAGAGTAGCAATTGAGCAAAACTGtaacaaatatatatgtattttgcatttaagataaaaacttttttgtctGTATATATGTTTCCCTCAAAACTCTGTAAGCAGAATAGTCTTAGCTTAATCTGGTTCAAATTAATTAAAGGAATGCTATATTATTGAGCTTTAGGcaataaaatcttctttttttccatttaaaaacagaattgaattattattttattgtatttaagtctggactttcaTTACACCATTTTTATCATGAGCTTGTTCTGATCTAAACAGTCCTGTGAACTGAATGTTTATGGTtattgttctgctggaaggaGAAACTAACAATATTTTCTAACAAATGTCTAAATTTACTTGGATTTATGCTGACGATACATTCATTTATGCTTTTTAGTGTAAAAGGGAATAATAATTGTCAGATTTTCTCTCCTGCTCATAATTTTTCCTTTAAGCATTTTGGAAAACAGTGAATCAAGTGGCTTCCATTAATACTTGTGAAGTGGACTGACAGGCAaacaatcccaacaaaatacattaaggtttgtggttgtaatttgacaAGAGGTGGAAAAGTTAAAACGGGTATGAATACTTATGCACTGCACTGCAAACACTTTGCAAGGTggcacacacacatcaacatCGGATGAGAACCGGGAATGACTCAAACATTTCTCCGCGTCTACGGTGAGTCAGTCTTTCTCAGCAGCGCCGCTGCGCTGTCAGCTAAAGGAAATGCCCGCTACACGCCACTGACACGCCGTCAACCACTCAGTCAGAGAATATAAGAGAAGAATTAAAGAGGATGAGGTAGTACCTGGAGGAGAGGCTGACTGCTGGCAGTCCTCAGAGACTCCTGCAGGGAGAAGCTGAACTTCTTCTCCTGCTCCAGatctttcacaataaaatcaagCGGAGAGAGGAAGCTCCCAGCTTTACCGCTCTGAAACCAAGAGAGGAGAGTCTGAGTGGGACTGAGCCGACCTGAAAGAACACGTCTGTGTTGCATTTAGCAGCTCCTGCTAATAACCTTTTCCAGCCACTGAGTGGTGACGACTGGGACACCATTAGCCACGGCGCACAGGAATTTGACCGTCCTTCGCACTTTATCTGTCACGAGACAGTTCATGTCGGAGATACCTCTGGCCATGGCGCCTCCTAAACGAGCCAGCACCTGCTCTCCATCTTTATCCACCACTCCTGTGAACAGAACCtgagaaaacagcaacacagcTTCACTTCACGGACAATAGACAGTTTTACTCATGAACTGAGATCTAAATCTATCTGGTAGCTGATTGAGCAAATATGGAAACATATGAGCCTAATTTCATTGttataacagattttttttaattcttcattTGTCTGGTGAGTAGTGAGAAATGAGACCttcacaaaccaaaaacaaatgttaacactcccactttaaataaaagttataataCAAGTTTCCTTCCGAGATAAGAGAGTAGTCTCTGGAggcaaaacacaacaaatcagaaaaatgcaaaatagaGGAtaaagtagttaaaaaaaataaagaaggtaCAAATTAGCaaggaaattcaaaaatatCACCGATCAACTCAGACATGGGCactttctgcttcctgtccGTTACTGTTTGTTGCTGCTtcatgtgatgtcatcaactcaaatatgaataaaatggaagtacagtttttaaaaaacatatttataagaGGTGAAAAAGTCACACACAGTTTTTATTGGTGTTAATTCTAatacaaaaatgacaattaatTTGTTGCCACCTATCCACACCTTTACTATCCACTTTTTGCTcgaaattctgacttttttaaatttatttccaagtCTGAAACTGAGAGtcaagtcagatttttttcagtggccaCAATCCTGAAAGATataaatctttcattttaagGCCTCAGAGGAAAGATTCATAGGCGCTCCAATATCCTGCCTATGTTATTTGTTGGGTAAAGGATAGAAACACAGACCTTGTAGGTTTGGCTCCTGGATCGTACTCGGCTAACTGTAGCTGGAGACGCAGAGGAGGAACGCGGCGTCTTAGCCACGGGGGAGGAGTTTGAGGAAACCCGCCGCTTCCGGGAAGGAGTCATGACCGAGATCTGAGCGAGTTACAGAGGAGAAGCAGAACGTAGGACAAGACAGGAGCTGAGCTCTAGTAATTTGTATAACACTGTATGAATACTTCTATATTGGTCTTAACTATTGATCGTTTTGACTTGCTTCCAAGTTGTGAATTGATAATCTTCCTCTCTGATGTTTGACACAACATCagatcagttcagttcagaacaacagtgacaaaatgtaagaaGAAAGTGTGGGCGACCATCAACTCACCGAATCCATTAGATACATGACAAAGttgagcagaagaaaaatatgtgcCATCATATAGATTACAGGTGTAAACCTGAGGTCCGCGGGCCAAATTCGGCCCACTATAGCTACTTAAgcggccctctagattctacaGGGCAACACACTTTATTCTAGTTGTATGCTTAAATagtattttatcagtcaaatcaaaccAGGTTTCATTTACAGGGTCAAATTACATCAGTCTAATGttaaaattgttacattttaagaagtggtaatcaaatgcagagaaattttaagtttgttaaCAGTTAGTTTCATGAATACATTCTCCCACAATCGgccctttgaggacattcataATTGTGATGCGGccagaaacaaaaaccactTGGAAACCAATCTTACAAAAGGAAGTGCATTACATTATAGGAGTTGGAAAGGCTGGTTCATGGAGCAAAATGCAGCTTTGAGTAAAGCTAAAAGCTTTGTTCTTATGTGCGCAGTAGactataaattatatttttaaagtgaaataacaaaATCACCTCTGATTCAATCTCGTTTCCAGCCAGCTCCATGGAAGAACCAGACGTCTGAGTTTCCTGCAGctcctggtttttatttttttggaccaCGGTTGTTCGACCCCTGGCTTTCTTCCCAGCAGCCCCCGCCGCCGCCTTCTTTCCATCTTTCACTTCCTGTGTAAAGAGCGACTCTTCATTCTTCTTCACCTGAGTGCTTGAGGCTCTGCTTGTTCTCCTGCCCTGTATCCCAACAGGAATCTCTTCCTGTTGCTCCTCTTTCCCTCCTGGTTCTGTTGATTTTTGGACTCTATCCACTTCAGGTTTTTCCTcacttgtttttgcttttctcttgTTTCTGGTTTCGTCACCATCAGTCGCTGTGGGAGCCTCAGTTTCCTCTACAGGCTCGGTCTTTACAGTTTTTGCACCTCTGTCCCTCATGTTTCTCTTGGGCAGAGGGGATGTTAGATCAGCAGAAGTTTTTTCCTGATTTGACTGAAGGCCCTCATCATTTAAAACTAAAGCTTCAGAACAATTGGCAGTGGCTCGCCACTGCCCCCTACTGGTACCAGCAAGCTTAGggtctgcttttcttttctcatcttGCTGCAGAACCTCAGTGgctttctgttcattttctttaatcacAACATCGGGCTGAGACAAGgtcttcctccctcttcctTGTGGTCTTCCTCTGGAGACCTTAGAGCTCGCACTGACCGCCTGAGCTTCAGCGTCCGGCTCCACTGCAGTCGCCGTCGTCGTCCTTCGGCGGCTGCTTCTCACAGCATCTGTCTGGGAGGCTTCGCTGCTCCTCTTcgttcctcttcctctccctttGTTCTCCAGGGTGTTGCTGTTGATGGAGGAGACCGACCGCTCTGAGCTGAGGGAGTTGGAGCGGGAGCGAGTTCTCCTTGCTGGTACATCCTCGCTCAAGGCTTCACACACCGCTGTGGTTGTTCTTCTTGCCGCTCTTCGCACTCTTGCAGAACCTTTGGGGTTCTCCTCTTTGTTCTTGTCTTCTTGTGATTCTTTgggctgtttttctttctccagtcTTGCAAGGTGTTCTTGGTCTGTCTTTGTTGTTTCCACACTTGttcccttttcttcttctacttcacTTCCTGATTTCATCTCCTTTAATCTGGGTTTTCCTTTTGATTTTCCTTCCCTCTCATTGCGTCTCTCTGTCTCCACATGTTCTCTCTCTTCTTTGTCTCCTTCCTCCTTTATCTGGCTCTTATTTTCATCGCTCCTTTGTATTTCATCATCATCCTGTTTCTTTGTACTTCTTCTCCCTCTGGTCCGTTGATTAGCCGCCTTCACCTCTTCTTGATTGTTGTCATCCTTAGATTTggtttttcctctctgtcctcttGTGCTTGGTAATGGTTTATTTTCACTCTTCATCTGTCTATTTTGACGTGAAGAACATTGTgccttctcttcctcttctcctaATCGAGTTtccattgaacttgaaatgctGGATACATCAAACACATCGGTTTTTTTTACAGCGTTCGGTGGAGAGATTTCAGAAACTGTGACCGGATGTGTCTCTTCTTCAAGCTGAGATTTGGATGCCCCTTCATTCATCAGCTCTTTCTTCTCGTGTCTATCTGTTTCTTTTTCGTCTCCTCcaagttttctgtgtctttgcTCCTTTATCTGGCTCTTGTTTTTGTCCTCatcttgttcttgttttcttgtaGTTCTTGTCTGTTGATTAACCACCTTCACTTCCTGCTGGTCGCTCGcattcttattctttttttgttctcctgTTTCTTCGGTACTTGGTGAAACTTTCGTCCCGTCGATTCTTCTCTGAGATTCAGAAGCTGCGACCGGCTGCATGTCGTCCTCAAGATGAGGCTTGGATGTCCCTTCATTCATCAGCTCTTCCCTCTTGTGTATTTCTGGTTCTCCTCTGAGTTTCCCACCTTTTTGCTCCTTCATCtgattctcattttctgctctcTTGTTTTTGTCCTCATcttgttcttcctgttttcttgtagttcttctctttcttgttttttgattaTACACCTTCACTTCCTGCTGATTGTTGTCATCCTTAGTCTTTGTTTGTTCTCCTGTTTCTTTGGTACTTGGTGAAACTTTCGTCTCATCGGTTTTTCTCTGAGATTCAGAAGCTGAGACCGGCTGAGTCTCCTCTTCCTCAAGATGAAGCcgtttctcctttcttttccgTGGATATGTGACGGCTTCATCGCCATCCCTTTTTCCATCCCTCCCTTTTGTCTGAACTTCAGCAGAAGGAACTCCAGCAGAGGTGAGAGGAAGAGCTTTTGACTCCCTTTCTGGTAGGACATCTTCATCTTCGCAATTTATCAGAGGCTGGGTCTGCTCATCTACAATGTGCAGCGGCTTCACTTTCCTTTTTTGGGTGGAGATAAAGTCTTGGCTGCTTTGTTCTTCCTCGCATGTAACCGAACGCTGACATTCAACTGCAGAGACTTGAGAACCAACGAGTGATTGTGTCTCGTCTTCCAGCTGCAGCGGCTTTGCTTTCCTTTTCCGCAGGCTTGGCATTGATTCAGAATCGTCGTTATCCTCACCTGGAGTCAAAGGCTGCGTTTCACCAGAGTCTGTGCGCTGCTGCGACTCCTCTTCGTCAATATGAagctgctttgcttttctttttcgtGGAAGAAGGATCTCGGAGTTATTTTCATGATCTCCACATGAGTCCATCGGCTCAGTTTCGTCAGCGCTGACATGTAGGGGCTGGGTTTCAGCTAGCGACAAAACTGCATCAGTGTTTGGGTGTGTCTCCACTTTTGAAGGTCGCAGGGACCCCGCTGACAACTCTTCGTCGTCGCCGCTCTCCTCATTGTCGCTCAGACACACGGGTTGGGTTTCAGCGAGGCATAAAGCTGAAGAAGTCCATGGATGTTTCGGCTCCTCTGCAGACTTCATGGACTCCGCTGACAACTCTTCATCGCCGCTCTCCTCGTTGTCACTTGTAAACACGGGCTGTGTTTCCG includes the following:
- the mdc1 gene encoding mediator of DNA damage checkpoint protein 1 isoform X2, whose protein sequence is MDATQAISDSILESEEEDQEKIQNESRKPLAKLCILNNKHIPEKELPLFLGHNFVGRDPNFCTIQLLAPSVSKQHAAISISVHRRRGRVHEVDMEALVWDQKSTNGTRKGRLKLTPNVRYALNEGDSLVLGDIPCRYVSSGMDSPSSLGDMETPRQSEANARLSDWDDVDTGSKKCVSRGTKAKRILVTGSCLSFEKTPVQPQGSLVPESDSESESEREGRGNRKQKDVVSASDSHNSAFLSPQSKVVPESEDESPITPSSSSRNGSSRCISFSLEKTDIDLEKNKSPVFVENGVEEGEGAAEGGMYSEERGDNVKREADKSPTESSESLRSTLQVSRDAVPEFNLDSDTDVEGEEEEEEEVPAGKSDQCPNTVLSHMDSDTDVDEDVSDKAPRTSPSTDEATKCSVATGIQFEGITVDSDTDVDGDDDANVTSKAVLPQGVHSADSAPLVQSVDFNLDSDTDVDEEEEVGKRGNPKTLSEKSDKPLSPHNLHPDSHTCDKEVTAAGLDILSESDTDLEEDSLLSVPAAAADLPVSSAAAAGAPEPESDADTDVDEPVAPQPADEGKPADHRMESDTDVEDEETSPGEEEQGQIPHLLRENTAEFPVLLWQNSSTPVHVSDAVPSSLRPALMTSCSDSQEDEDYTVAETQSFILQTKSCHKGLNPNRASTLKSSAVSKRDDSFQLGLSDSSHLQGEVRENTQAYAAVDGGVNMEDTQDYEESAENDSSLEATQPYEVEPPRSSEMSKKETCVDLTMEATQAYIPEPYDEGSDEDEGLNSARTGVASSALAMAETQPMFSSAEDNEPDCSLEPVKNETERHVTDSESVAETQPVFTSDNEESGDEELSAESMKSAEEPKHPWTSSALCLAETQPVCLSDNEESGDDEELSAGSLRPSKVETHPNTDAVLSLAETQPLHVSADETEPMDSCGDHENNSEILLPRKRKAKQLHIDEEESQQRTDSGETQPLTPGEDNDDSESMPSLRKRKAKPLQLEDETQSLVGSQVSAVECQRSVTCEEEQSSQDFISTQKRKVKPLHIVDEQTQPLINCEDEDVLPERESKALPLTSAGVPSAEVQTKGRDGKRDGDEAVTYPRKRKEKRLHLEEEETQPVSASESQRKTDETKVSPSTKETGEQTKTKDDNNQQEVKVYNQKTRKRRTTRKQEEQDEDKNKRAENENQMKEQKGGKLRGEPEIHKREELMNEGTSKPHLEDDMQPVAASESQRRIDGTKVSPSTEETGEQKKNKNASDQQEVKVVNQQTRTTRKQEQDEDKNKSQIKEQRHRKLGGDEKETDRHEKKELMNEGASKSQLEEETHPVTVSEISPPNAVKKTDVFDVSSISSSMETRLGEEEEKAQCSSRQNRQMKSENKPLPSTRGQRGKTKSKDDNNQEEVKAANQRTRGRRSTKKQDDDEIQRSDENKSQIKEEGDKEEREHVETERRNEREGKSKGKPRLKEMKSGSEVEEEKGTSVETTKTDQEHLARLEKEKQPKESQEDKNKEENPKGSARVRRAARRTTTAVCEALSEDVPARRTRSRSNSLSSERSVSSINSNTLENKGRGRGTKRSSEASQTDAVRSSRRRTTTATAVEPDAEAQAVSASSKVSRGRPQGRGRKTLSQPDVVIKENEQKATEVLQQDEKRKADPKLAGTSRGQWRATANCSEALVLNDEGLQSNQEKTSADLTSPLPKRNMRDRGAKTVKTEPVEETEAPTATDGDETRNKRKAKTSEEKPEVDRVQKSTEPGGKEEQQEEIPVGIQGRRTSRASSTQVKKNEESLFTQEVKDGKKAAAGAAGKKARGRTTVVQKNKNQELQETQTSGSSMELAGNEIESEISVMTPSRKRRVSSNSSPVAKTPRSSSASPATVSRVRSRSQTYKVLFTGVVDKDGEQVLARLGGAMARGISDMNCLVTDKVRRTVKFLCAVANGVPVVTTQWLEKSGKAGSFLSPLDFIVKDLEQEKKFSFSLQESLRTASSQPLLQGYEIHVTKSVQPEPVHMKDIITCSGATFLKKMPTAHKPRTVVISCEEDLRLCGPAVSASLPVVTAEFILTGILQHRVDLQTHALSPCATNPHPAEGRGRGRKKT
- the mdc1 gene encoding mediator of DNA damage checkpoint protein 1 isoform X1, producing the protein MDATQAISDSILESEEEDQEKIQNESRKPLAKLCILNNKHIPEKELPLFLGHNFVGRDPNFCTIQLLAPSVSKQHAAISISVHRRRGRVHEVDMEALVWDQKSTNGTRKGRLKLTPNVRYALNEGDSLVLGDIPCRYVSSGMDSPSSLGDMETPRQSEANARLSDWDDVDTGSKKCVSRGTKAKRILVTGSCLSFEKTPVQPQGSLVPESDSESESEREGRGNRKQKDVVSASDSHNSAFLSPQSKVVPESEDESPITPSSSSRNGSSRCISFSLEKTDIDLEKNKSPVFVENGVEEGEGAAEGGMYSEERGDNVKREADKSPTESSESLRSTLQVSRDAVPEFNLDSDTDVEGEEEEEEEVPAGKSDQCPNTVLSHMDSDTDVDEDVSDKAPRTSPSTDEATKCSVATGIQFEGITVDSDTDVDGDDDANVTSKAVLPQGVHSADSAPLVQSVDFNLDSDTDVDEEEEVGKRGNPKTLSEKSDKPLSPHNLHPDSHTCDKEVTAAGLDILSESDTDLEEDSLLSVPAAAADLPVSSAAAAGAPEPESDADTDVDEPVAPQPADEGKPADHRMESDTDVEDEETSPGEEEQGQIPHLLRENTAEFPVLLWQNSSTPVHVSGEVEQMETQAFTSPISHPRRYAVPSSLRPALMTSCSDSQEDEDYTVAETQSFILQTKSCHKGLNPNRASTLKSSAVSKRDDSFQLGLSDSSHLQGEVRENTQAYAAVDGGVNMEDTQDYEESAENDSSLEATQPYEVEPPRSSEMSKKETCVDLTMEATQAYIPEPYDEGSDEDEGLNSARTGVASSALAMAETQPMFSSAEDNEPDCSLEPVKNETERHVTDSESVAETQPVFTSDNEESGDEELSAESMKSAEEPKHPWTSSALCLAETQPVCLSDNEESGDDEELSAGSLRPSKVETHPNTDAVLSLAETQPLHVSADETEPMDSCGDHENNSEILLPRKRKAKQLHIDEEESQQRTDSGETQPLTPGEDNDDSESMPSLRKRKAKPLQLEDETQSLVGSQVSAVECQRSVTCEEEQSSQDFISTQKRKVKPLHIVDEQTQPLINCEDEDVLPERESKALPLTSAGVPSAEVQTKGRDGKRDGDEAVTYPRKRKEKRLHLEEEETQPVSASESQRKTDETKVSPSTKETGEQTKTKDDNNQQEVKVYNQKTRKRRTTRKQEEQDEDKNKRAENENQMKEQKGGKLRGEPEIHKREELMNEGTSKPHLEDDMQPVAASESQRRIDGTKVSPSTEETGEQKKNKNASDQQEVKVVNQQTRTTRKQEQDEDKNKSQIKEQRHRKLGGDEKETDRHEKKELMNEGASKSQLEEETHPVTVSEISPPNAVKKTDVFDVSSISSSMETRLGEEEEKAQCSSRQNRQMKSENKPLPSTRGQRGKTKSKDDNNQEEVKAANQRTRGRRSTKKQDDDEIQRSDENKSQIKEEGDKEEREHVETERRNEREGKSKGKPRLKEMKSGSEVEEEKGTSVETTKTDQEHLARLEKEKQPKESQEDKNKEENPKGSARVRRAARRTTTAVCEALSEDVPARRTRSRSNSLSSERSVSSINSNTLENKGRGRGTKRSSEASQTDAVRSSRRRTTTATAVEPDAEAQAVSASSKVSRGRPQGRGRKTLSQPDVVIKENEQKATEVLQQDEKRKADPKLAGTSRGQWRATANCSEALVLNDEGLQSNQEKTSADLTSPLPKRNMRDRGAKTVKTEPVEETEAPTATDGDETRNKRKAKTSEEKPEVDRVQKSTEPGGKEEQQEEIPVGIQGRRTSRASSTQVKKNEESLFTQEVKDGKKAAAGAAGKKARGRTTVVQKNKNQELQETQTSGSSMELAGNEIESEISVMTPSRKRRVSSNSSPVAKTPRSSSASPATVSRVRSRSQTYKVLFTGVVDKDGEQVLARLGGAMARGISDMNCLVTDKVRRTVKFLCAVANGVPVVTTQWLEKSGKAGSFLSPLDFIVKDLEQEKKFSFSLQESLRTASSQPLLQGYEIHVTKSVQPEPVHMKDIITCSGATFLKKMPTAHKPRTVVISCEEDLRLCGPAVSASLPVVTAEFILTGILQHRVDLQTHALSPCATNPHPAEGRGRGRKKT